The Phycisphaeraceae bacterium genome has a segment encoding these proteins:
- a CDS encoding PQQ-binding-like beta-propeller repeat protein, with the protein MIHNLPLRTRLVHRSASGCLLASIALLGLAACSTAQDRREPQTNTSTTPAQTGYEIRTETQTGGFTIRHAEWTELGYRWDWTGFPAVQQREAVRFVDVYDDILIVQGSSSAMTIMESVTGRNRWVDRPATALTRFVGSVRDGNILYNCADAEVYIIDLSNGNWLGRQSFEEVVNTRPLFDRGTLIFGTSKGNIFAHRTDFGVRSWKYSVGAPIEADLAMVQGFIAAIGQNGQVLFVDPHTAGGFGRPGTGGRMATNPITDGSLLFAACTDQSLYAFTPGFDKHAWRYRTNEALMIQPTYHNGVVYLTVPGTGLVALDAATGSERWIGSDAGGEVIAMRAGSLIVWDGRSVKSVDPTNGDVISTCPAPGISLVKANRFDEGSLFALTRNNAIIRFSPR; encoded by the coding sequence ATGATTCACAATCTTCCGCTCCGCACACGACTTGTTCACCGTTCCGCGAGCGGTTGCCTCCTTGCAAGCATCGCATTGCTAGGCCTCGCAGCATGCTCCACCGCTCAGGACCGCCGCGAACCACAAACAAATACCTCGACCACGCCCGCGCAGACCGGGTACGAGATTCGCACCGAAACTCAGACCGGCGGCTTCACCATCCGACACGCCGAATGGACCGAACTCGGCTACCGCTGGGACTGGACCGGCTTCCCCGCTGTCCAGCAACGCGAAGCCGTGCGCTTCGTCGATGTCTATGACGACATTCTCATTGTTCAAGGCTCCTCCAGCGCCATGACCATCATGGAGTCAGTCACCGGACGCAATCGCTGGGTCGATCGGCCCGCAACCGCCCTCACTCGCTTCGTCGGCAGCGTCCGCGATGGCAACATCCTCTACAACTGCGCAGACGCCGAGGTCTACATCATCGACCTCTCCAACGGCAACTGGCTCGGACGCCAATCCTTCGAAGAAGTCGTCAACACCAGGCCGCTCTTCGATCGCGGCACGCTCATCTTCGGAACCTCCAAAGGCAACATCTTCGCACATCGCACCGATTTCGGCGTCCGCTCATGGAAGTACAGCGTCGGCGCTCCCATCGAAGCAGATCTCGCAATGGTTCAGGGATTCATCGCCGCGATCGGACAAAACGGTCAGGTCCTCTTCGTCGATCCACACACCGCAGGCGGATTCGGTCGGCCCGGCACCGGCGGACGCATGGCGACCAACCCCATCACCGACGGCTCTCTGCTCTTCGCCGCCTGCACCGATCAGTCCCTCTACGCCTTCACTCCAGGATTCGACAAACACGCTTGGCGCTATCGCACCAATGAAGCCCTCATGATTCAGCCCACCTACCACAACGGCGTCGTCTATCTCACCGTGCCCGGCACCGGCCTTGTCGCGCTCGACGCAGCAACCGGCAGCGAACGCTGGATCGGCTCCGACGCCGGAGGCGAAGTCATCGCCATGCGCGCAGGCTCGCTCATCGTCTGGGATGGCAGATCCGTCAAGTCCGTCGATCCAACCAACGGCGACGTCATATCAACCTGCCCCGCCCCCGGTATTTCACTCGTCAAGGCCAATCGATTCGACGAAGGCAGCCTCTTCGCACTCACCCGAAACAACGCCATCATCCGCTTTTCCCCTCGCTGA
- the purH gene encoding bifunctional phosphoribosylaminoimidazolecarboxamide formyltransferase/IMP cyclohydrolase has product MPDRVRICRALLSVSDKTDLVPFASALASMGVELISTGGTARTLADAGLTVTPIEAVTGLPEMLDGRVKTLHPAVHGALLARRDLPAHMHALESHGFKPIDLVCVNLYPFEQTTSHADTTFDEAIENIDIGGPSMIRSAAKNSSSVAVVTAPPQYDRVISELRANDGCITHRMRAELAAAAFARTSAYDAAISAYLSRAAPAPFPATLRLTCSKVDDLRYGENPHQSAALYRDSTSTGPTIVNARQLGGKQLSYNNMLDAAAALELVKDFARLDPARPGACVVKHTNPCGASIADSNVAAIEQAIKGDPIAAYGGILAINRPLLADDAHAITTGGAFFEVVVAPECSPDAASILLNRWANVRVLAVGQTAPSQHRKLEYRSIPGGLLVQDRDILPISTGAWVHRAGPPPGDADLQLGAFLVSCVRALSSNAVVLGGYDAQGVRIFGSGSGQMDRVNACRIAIAKADMLASGSIAVSEAFFPFPDGPALLIEAGIRTIIHPGGSKRDEETFALCQAKGVTCITTGQRHFRH; this is encoded by the coding sequence ATGCCTGATCGCGTCCGGATCTGCCGCGCCCTCCTCTCTGTCAGCGACAAGACGGATCTTGTCCCCTTCGCCTCCGCACTCGCATCGATGGGCGTCGAACTCATCTCCACCGGCGGCACCGCCCGCACGCTGGCCGACGCCGGGCTCACTGTCACACCCATCGAAGCCGTCACCGGCCTGCCCGAAATGCTCGACGGCCGCGTCAAAACCCTCCACCCGGCCGTCCACGGCGCACTCCTCGCACGCCGCGACCTCCCCGCGCACATGCACGCACTCGAGTCCCATGGCTTCAAACCAATCGACCTCGTCTGCGTCAACCTCTACCCCTTCGAACAAACCACCAGCCACGCAGACACCACCTTCGACGAAGCGATCGAAAACATCGACATCGGTGGCCCCAGCATGATCCGCAGTGCCGCCAAGAACTCCTCCTCCGTCGCCGTCGTCACGGCACCTCCCCAGTACGACCGCGTCATCTCCGAGTTGCGAGCAAACGATGGGTGCATCACACATCGAATGCGCGCCGAACTCGCAGCCGCCGCCTTCGCCCGCACCAGCGCCTACGACGCCGCCATCAGCGCCTACCTCAGCCGCGCCGCCCCCGCACCATTCCCCGCAACCCTTCGCCTCACCTGCTCCAAGGTCGATGACCTGCGCTACGGCGAAAACCCGCACCAGTCCGCCGCCCTCTACCGCGATTCAACCTCCACCGGACCCACCATCGTCAACGCTCGCCAACTCGGCGGCAAGCAACTCTCGTACAACAACATGCTCGACGCCGCCGCCGCGCTCGAACTGGTCAAAGACTTCGCTCGTCTCGATCCCGCTCGCCCGGGCGCATGCGTCGTCAAGCACACCAACCCCTGCGGAGCGTCGATCGCCGATTCCAACGTCGCCGCAATCGAACAGGCCATCAAGGGCGACCCCATCGCCGCCTATGGCGGAATCCTCGCGATCAACCGCCCCCTCCTCGCCGACGACGCCCACGCAATCACCACCGGCGGCGCATTCTTCGAAGTTGTCGTTGCCCCCGAGTGCTCTCCAGACGCCGCATCCATCCTCCTCAATCGCTGGGCCAACGTCCGCGTTCTCGCCGTAGGACAAACCGCGCCATCGCAGCATCGCAAACTCGAATACCGCTCCATCCCCGGCGGCCTGCTCGTGCAGGATCGCGACATCCTCCCCATCTCCACCGGCGCCTGGGTTCACCGCGCCGGCCCTCCACCAGGCGATGCCGATCTCCAGCTCGGTGCCTTTCTCGTCTCCTGCGTGCGGGCTCTTTCCAGCAACGCTGTCGTCCTCGGCGGCTACGACGCCCAAGGCGTCCGCATCTTCGGGTCCGGGTCCGGTCAAATGGACCGCGTCAACGCATGCCGCATCGCCATTGCCAAGGCCGACATGCTCGCCTCCGGATCAATCGCCGTCAGCGAAGCCTTCTTCCCCTTCCCCGACGGCCCAGCCCTCCTCATCGAGGCCGGTATTCGGACCATCATCCACCCCGGCGGGTCAAAACGCGACGAAGAAACCTTCGCCCTCTGCCAGGCCAAGGGCGTCACCTGCATCACCACCGGCCAGCGGCACTTCCGCCACTGA
- a CDS encoding HNH endonuclease, protein MQNSGKDAPPFDAEVVALDSLGDHGLDAKVLVLNKVYVALRVISARRAFALLSRDAAEIIHIEQGHYVNYDFSSWIEISELQRQFEPDAHDWVRTVRMHIAVPRVIRLFGYDRVPAEAVKLNRRNLFARDRNHCQYCGHFFPTNELSIDHVTPRAQGGPDTWDNLVCACLRCNSRKGGRTPEQANMKLVRKPVRPRRNPMISLRLGADKYASWKAFLDEAYWSVELK, encoded by the coding sequence ATCCAGAACTCGGGCAAGGATGCCCCCCCGTTCGACGCCGAGGTCGTCGCCCTCGATTCCCTCGGCGATCATGGCCTCGACGCCAAAGTCCTCGTTCTCAACAAGGTCTACGTCGCTCTCCGCGTCATTTCCGCACGCCGAGCCTTCGCTCTCCTCTCCCGCGACGCAGCCGAAATCATCCACATCGAACAAGGCCACTACGTCAACTACGACTTCTCCTCGTGGATCGAAATCTCCGAATTGCAGCGACAGTTCGAACCCGACGCCCACGACTGGGTCCGCACTGTTCGCATGCACATCGCCGTCCCTCGAGTCATTCGGCTCTTCGGCTACGACCGCGTCCCCGCCGAAGCCGTAAAACTCAACCGCCGAAACCTCTTCGCACGCGACCGCAACCACTGCCAATACTGTGGCCACTTCTTCCCGACCAACGAACTCTCGATCGACCACGTCACACCTCGCGCCCAAGGCGGGCCCGACACATGGGACAATCTCGTCTGCGCATGCCTCCGCTGCAACTCACGCAAAGGCGGCCGCACCCCCGAGCAGGCCAACATGAAACTCGTCCGCAAACCCGTACGCCCCCGACGCAACCCCATGATCTCCCTGCGCCTCGGTGCCGACAAATACGCCTCATGGAAAGCCTTCCTCGATGAGGCATACTGGTCCGTCGAGCTCAAGTAG
- a CDS encoding ferredoxin family protein, which produces MPHIITEPCLGTKDTSCVDVCPVDCIHPTKDEPDFETADQLFIDPDTCIDCGLCVDECPVQAIYQDEDLPDEYAKYVQINLDYYKK; this is translated from the coding sequence TTGCCTCACATCATCACCGAACCATGCCTCGGAACCAAGGACACCAGTTGCGTAGACGTCTGCCCGGTCGATTGCATTCATCCGACCAAAGACGAGCCCGACTTCGAAACCGCAGACCAGTTGTTCATCGATCCAGACACCTGCATCGACTGTGGCCTCTGCGTCGACGAATGCCCCGTGCAGGCGATCTATCAGGACGAAGACCTCCCCGACGAATACGCAAAGTACGTCCAGATCAATCTCGACTACTACAAAAAATAA